From Borrelia sp. RT5S, the proteins below share one genomic window:
- a CDS encoding DUF898 domain-containing protein yields the protein MSSKSYFDGGVYESICVYVGAAVMTCFTFGFCFPWAYCMVCKFHVDHTVVEGRRLKFEGDGANLLGHWITWWVFCVITLGIYALWIGVKVEKWKVEHTRFAD from the coding sequence ATGTCAAGTAAATCATATTTTGATGGGGGCGTTTACGAGTCAATTTGTGTATATGTGGGTGCAGCCGTTATGACTTGTTTTACCTTTGGATTTTGTTTTCCTTGGGCTTATTGCATGGTGTGCAAGTTTCATGTTGATCATACTGTTGTTGAAGGTCGTCGTTTAAAGTTTGAAGGAGATGGTGCGAATCTTTTGGGGCATTGGATTACTTGGTGGGTTTTTTGCGTTATTACTCTTGGAATTTATGCTTTGTGGATAGGGGTTAAGGTTGAAAAATGGAAAGTTGAGCATACACGTTTTGCAGATTAA